One part of the Arthrobacter sp. EM1 genome encodes these proteins:
- a CDS encoding RDD family protein → MTDDVERCPRCQQPLRPGAAFCTSCGTPLSNRSARNAHNLREPSHAHGIPGRIPVTQGPAPARGQGGGPSVPHKLELVPAAAGKRLGAAVLDWLAPVTILTVLLAIGLAGITRSQSGGFIVYNTSSLVLFGGIGAGLTLIYTVVLAVLEGRSGVTAGNSLMGIRSSDADGFAPGGGAVFLRGLITGAGLLLAVIAAAAVVIFQWFGVALVVLGPLVFLGAAWAVLVVLSSSWDRNGKLRGWHDAAAKTLVFDVKAGRNPITTGGIQGPYSFAPLDLPAVRQVASPLAGAMAAAPPASARPAPAAAAAPASAPAAAAAPAAGQWQPPVLGPQPGPAHQPGPAPRPGPAPEAAVASVLPAAHPDEDHDRTQVRDTQAPITVAMLRIRLDDGREIELDRTVLVGRNPAGHPGEGPVQLIPVADPGRSISKTHLHLHAGNGGVWVTDRNSTNGSAVSTPDGTHAVLAAGVPTHVRPGSTVHFGDRSFYLGQA, encoded by the coding sequence ATGACCGACGACGTCGAACGCTGCCCGCGCTGCCAACAGCCGCTCCGGCCGGGGGCTGCCTTTTGTACCTCCTGCGGGACGCCGCTGAGCAACCGTTCCGCGCGGAACGCGCACAACTTACGGGAGCCTTCGCATGCGCACGGGATCCCCGGTAGGATCCCCGTAACGCAGGGCCCCGCCCCGGCCCGCGGACAAGGGGGAGGTCCTTCGGTGCCACACAAGCTGGAGCTGGTACCCGCGGCTGCCGGGAAACGGCTGGGTGCGGCAGTGCTGGACTGGCTGGCGCCGGTGACCATCCTGACTGTGCTGCTGGCCATCGGGCTGGCCGGTATTACCCGGAGCCAGAGCGGCGGCTTTATCGTGTACAACACCTCGTCCCTGGTGCTGTTCGGCGGCATTGGTGCAGGCCTCACCCTGATCTACACAGTGGTTCTTGCCGTGCTTGAGGGCCGTTCCGGCGTGACGGCCGGCAACAGCCTGATGGGCATCCGCAGCTCGGACGCCGATGGTTTCGCGCCGGGCGGGGGAGCGGTGTTCCTGCGTGGCCTTATCACCGGGGCCGGTCTGCTGCTCGCCGTGATCGCTGCGGCTGCCGTGGTGATTTTCCAGTGGTTTGGTGTGGCCTTGGTGGTGCTGGGGCCCCTCGTGTTCCTCGGCGCTGCCTGGGCTGTCCTGGTGGTCCTGTCCAGCTCGTGGGATCGGAACGGGAAGCTCCGCGGCTGGCACGACGCTGCCGCGAAGACCTTGGTCTTCGATGTAAAGGCCGGACGCAACCCGATCACGACCGGTGGGATCCAAGGCCCTTACAGCTTCGCGCCCCTTGACCTTCCAGCGGTCCGGCAGGTCGCTTCGCCGTTGGCCGGAGCCATGGCCGCCGCGCCGCCCGCGTCCGCCCGGCCCGCCCCGGCCGCAGCCGCGGCGCCCGCGTCCGCCCCGGCCGCAGCCGCGGCGCCCGCCGCCGGCCAATGGCAGCCGCCGGTGCTCGGGCCGCAGCCCGGGCCAGCCCATCAGCCCGGGCCAGCACCGCGGCCCGGCCCAGCACCGGAGGCCGCCGTCGCAAGCGTCCTGCCGGCCGCGCACCCCGACGAGGACCACGACCGTACCCAGGTCCGCGACACGCAGGCCCCGATCACCGTGGCGATGCTCCGGATCCGGCTTGATGACGGCCGTGAGATTGAGCTGGACCGCACGGTGCTGGTCGGCCGGAACCCCGCCGGGCACCCCGGCGAGGGGCCGGTGCAGCTTATCCCGGTCGCCGATCCCGGGCGTTCCATTTCCAAGACCCACCTCCATCTGCACGCCGGAAACGGGGGCGTCTGGGTGACAGACCGCAACTCCACCAACGGCAGCGCCGTCAGCACCCCGGACGGTACCCATGCCGTCCTCGCGGCGGGGGTACCCACCCACGTCCGCCCAGGTTCCACCGTGCACTTCGGTGACCGCTCCTTCTACCTAGGACAGGCATGA
- a CDS encoding protein phosphatase 2C domain-containing protein: MIPQPAAVPSPATPGTAPDGPPSGTSGLRLSCGYGTDRGLRREMNEDSYIAADPVFAVADGMGGHEAGEIASGICVRTLARIPQLASGGRDATAGVVQEYLLLADESIREATGSRAGTTLSGVVVVEQTGVPYWLVLNIGDSRTYRLSQGQLSQVSVDHSEVQELVDAGQISPAQAAVHPRRHVVTRALGTGDEIEADYWLLPIEEGDRILVCSDGLNGELDDEHIGSILRSRADPQAAVDELIQAALRSGGRDNVTCIVLDATDVSNDDGVVRTAPRSASAAEDEDTLPRADAREHAVERQAVDGPAVGGPAVGGPAVGGPGKDPNDAKH; encoded by the coding sequence ATGATTCCCCAGCCGGCCGCCGTTCCCTCCCCAGCCACCCCAGGCACCGCCCCCGACGGGCCCCCCAGCGGTACCTCCGGACTCCGGCTGAGCTGCGGCTACGGCACGGACCGGGGCCTGCGGCGCGAGATGAACGAGGATTCCTACATCGCCGCCGATCCCGTCTTCGCCGTCGCGGACGGCATGGGCGGGCACGAGGCCGGCGAAATCGCCAGCGGCATCTGCGTCCGCACCCTTGCCCGGATCCCGCAGCTGGCGAGCGGCGGGCGTGATGCCACCGCCGGCGTTGTGCAGGAATACCTGCTGCTGGCCGACGAAAGTATCCGGGAAGCCACCGGTTCCCGCGCCGGGACCACACTTTCCGGGGTTGTGGTGGTGGAGCAGACGGGCGTGCCTTACTGGCTGGTCCTGAACATCGGTGACTCCCGGACCTACCGGCTCAGTCAGGGCCAACTAAGCCAGGTCAGCGTGGACCATTCCGAAGTCCAGGAACTTGTTGATGCCGGGCAGATCAGCCCGGCGCAGGCCGCCGTGCATCCGCGCCGGCACGTTGTCACCCGGGCCTTGGGCACCGGCGACGAAATCGAAGCCGACTACTGGCTGCTGCCGATTGAGGAAGGCGACCGCATCCTGGTCTGTTCCGACGGGCTCAATGGCGAACTCGACGACGAGCACATCGGCAGTATCCTGCGCTCCCGGGCGGACCCGCAGGCAGCCGTGGATGAGCTCATCCAGGCGGCCCTGCGCAGCGGCGGCAGGGACAACGTCACCTGCATTGTGCTGGACGCCACCGATGTCAGCAACGACGACGGCGTCGTCCGGACAGCGCCGCGCAGTGCGTCCGCAGCGGAAGACGAAGACACCCTGCCCAGGGCCGATGCGCGCGAACATGCTGTTGAGCGACAAGCTGTTGATGGACCGGCTGTTGGTGGACCGGCTGTTGGTGGACCGGCTGTTGGTGGACCGGGCAAGGACCCCAACGATGCCAAGCACTAA